In the Magnetospira sp. QH-2 genome, one interval contains:
- a CDS encoding FkbM family methyltransferase — protein MAARGLYLLIRKALYTYLTKYYFSVSKSKGYKYFKWKGWVLKEAWNDPYKVSSILNNLIQFTNMAKMVDQLTGPSPVIFDIGANVGTYCLACSEINGSRVYAFEPAYSTFKMLEYNILKNKIDNASAHHLGISDFCSEQTIKTSDGNVDSGAFSIQLVENNSDNRETSETARFTTLDQFMAEEAVGKIDFLKARIQGMGHEVAVIEGGRETIKKFRPIIHLIYRQDMYEMNGVSTDPYIELCDKQQYKLYLYNDITSSLCLLDPKGFFAKKSSDNLDLMFIPVEQSTSREGHDRDKR, from the coding sequence ATGGCTGCCAGGGGCCTGTATTTATTAATTAGAAAGGCTCTATATACGTACCTAACAAAATATTATTTCTCTGTATCAAAATCGAAAGGATACAAATACTTTAAATGGAAGGGCTGGGTGCTCAAAGAGGCTTGGAACGATCCTTACAAAGTAAGCTCCATCCTGAACAATCTGATACAGTTTACGAACATGGCAAAGATGGTCGATCAGTTGACCGGACCATCCCCGGTAATCTTTGATATCGGGGCGAATGTCGGTACTTATTGTTTGGCATGTTCTGAAATCAACGGATCAAGGGTCTATGCATTCGAGCCAGCCTACAGCACATTTAAGATGCTAGAGTACAATATCCTTAAAAACAAAATTGACAATGCCAGCGCTCATCATCTGGGAATATCGGATTTTTGCTCCGAGCAAACGATCAAAACTTCAGATGGAAATGTGGATAGCGGGGCATTTTCAATCCAGTTGGTCGAGAACAATAGCGACAACAGGGAAACTTCGGAGACCGCCCGGTTTACAACCTTGGATCAGTTCATGGCTGAAGAGGCGGTTGGAAAAATTGATTTCTTAAAAGCTCGGATTCAAGGCATGGGCCACGAAGTCGCCGTCATTGAAGGTGGCAGGGAGACAATCAAAAAATTCAGGCCTATCATACACTTAATATACCGGCAAGACATGTATGAAATGAATGGTGTTTCCACGGATCCATATATTGAATTATGTGATAAACAGCAGTATAAATTGTATTTGTATAACGATATAACTTCTTCTTTGTGCCTATTGGACCCCAAGGGATTTTTCGCGAAGAAGAGCAGTGATAACTTGGATCTCATGTTCATACCGGTAGAACAATCCACTTCACGGGAAGGCCATGACCGCGACAAGCGCTAA
- a CDS encoding MaoC/PaaZ C-terminal domain-containing protein: MTPSDDHMFLVEESTPARTLTMEEISAGMAVTQRFVFTEQAMIDYARFANDLAPIHWDPLFAREYGYEAPIIQGLAVVSRFSRLIGMYLPGSKAVIQSTDFKFRRPTMVGDELTYKVKVAKIVPMVRLVKVRLEASKGEDLHVEGWCQCRIGE; this comes from the coding sequence ATGACTCCATCAGATGATCACATGTTCCTAGTCGAGGAGTCCACTCCCGCCCGCACCCTCACCATGGAGGAGATATCCGCGGGCATGGCGGTCACGCAGCGGTTCGTATTTACTGAGCAGGCCATGATCGACTATGCCCGGTTCGCCAATGATCTGGCGCCAATACACTGGGATCCTTTATTCGCGCGGGAATACGGGTATGAGGCGCCAATCATCCAAGGCTTGGCCGTGGTCTCCCGGTTTTCTCGGTTGATCGGCATGTATCTGCCCGGGTCCAAAGCTGTCATCCAGTCAACGGATTTCAAATTTCGCAGACCGACGATGGTTGGGGACGAACTAACCTACAAGGTGAAGGTGGCGAAGATCGTGCCAATGGTACGATTGGTGAAGGTACGGTTGGAGGCGAGCAAAGGAGAAGACCTGCATGTGGAGGGATGGTGCCAATGCAGGATTGGGGAATAG
- a CDS encoding fatty acid--CoA ligase family protein, with protein MDLTAITTVLERMRGKGSDSAVISHGTTTSYDELCSNIEVWKRRLGDYRIGQGSIVAVYGDYDRETIAVFFALMELRAIAVPLTPTIKPEIPGFLEIAQAQFMIVVEPSGEWSCESLSADSTPPLIERFLPQQHPGLIVFTSGSTGKPKGILHDGERVMQKFVTERPGWRTILFLLMDHFGGMNTLYGTFAYGGVALCPDQRSPDTVCALIEKGQATLLPTTPTFLNLIIASGAWRKYDLTSLRLITYGTELMNESTLSKVREIFPNVTVKQTYGLSEIGVVRSKSDTSDSVWVKIGGQGFDTRIVDGLLWIKSEANMVGYLNADSPFDEDGWLCTGDRVEQKGEHVRFLGRETEAINVGGQKLFPAEVEEVLLSDENVAEAAVYGIPHPVLGKAVAARVTLLEIEDEKPLLRRLKMTCKERLQKYKVPMKIKVVEPSDQYSERFKKLRKVEQ; from the coding sequence ATGGACCTGACAGCGATCACCACTGTTCTCGAACGCATGAGAGGCAAGGGTTCCGATTCAGCGGTCATCAGCCACGGGACTACCACCTCCTACGACGAACTTTGTTCGAACATCGAGGTCTGGAAGCGTCGGCTTGGCGACTATCGGATCGGCCAAGGAAGCATCGTAGCCGTTTATGGCGACTATGACCGAGAGACTATTGCCGTCTTCTTTGCTCTCATGGAACTAAGGGCGATCGCGGTGCCGCTAACACCCACCATCAAACCGGAAATTCCGGGGTTCTTGGAAATAGCCCAAGCTCAATTCATGATCGTGGTAGAGCCATCCGGTGAGTGGTCATGCGAAAGCCTGTCGGCGGACTCGACCCCGCCCCTAATCGAAAGATTTCTACCCCAGCAACATCCCGGACTGATTGTCTTCACCTCGGGCTCCACTGGAAAGCCCAAGGGTATTCTGCACGATGGGGAGCGGGTCATGCAGAAGTTCGTGACCGAAAGGCCGGGGTGGCGAACAATCCTTTTCCTTCTGATGGATCACTTCGGCGGAATGAATACTCTTTACGGTACCTTTGCCTATGGAGGGGTCGCGCTTTGCCCCGATCAACGATCGCCCGACACCGTATGCGCGCTGATCGAAAAGGGGCAGGCAACCCTATTGCCGACCACACCAACGTTCCTCAATTTGATCATCGCTTCGGGAGCGTGGCGGAAGTATGACCTGACTTCTTTGCGTCTGATTACCTACGGTACCGAACTGATGAACGAATCCACGTTGAGCAAGGTTCGCGAGATCTTTCCCAACGTTACCGTCAAGCAAACCTACGGATTGTCTGAAATCGGTGTCGTGCGCTCGAAGTCCGACACCTCGGATAGCGTTTGGGTCAAAATCGGGGGCCAAGGTTTCGATACTCGTATTGTTGATGGGCTCCTTTGGATCAAATCCGAGGCCAACATGGTCGGCTACCTCAACGCGGACTCGCCGTTCGACGAAGATGGGTGGTTATGTACCGGCGACCGAGTCGAGCAAAAAGGTGAGCATGTTCGCTTCCTCGGCCGGGAAACAGAGGCAATCAATGTCGGGGGACAAAAGCTATTTCCAGCGGAGGTGGAAGAGGTTCTGCTGTCGGATGAAAATGTCGCCGAGGCCGCCGTATATGGCATTCCCCATCCGGTACTAGGCAAGGCTGTTGCCGCGCGGGTGACCCTCTTGGAGATCGAAGACGAAAAACCGCTGCTACGACGGTTGAAGATGACCTGCAAGGAGCGTCTACAGAAATACAAAGTTCCCATGAAGATTAAGGTTGTCGAGCCCTCTGACCAATATTCCGAAAGGTTCAAGAAGTTACGAAAGGTAGAGCAATAG
- a CDS encoding acyl carrier protein — protein MKTTEKIIELVKEVCYPEEPNLTDLDKSLLECGLDSLDFASLLMAVEESFEMELGVQNDLEQAVSINSIAKLVEANNSAS, from the coding sequence ATGAAAACTACCGAAAAGATTATCGAGCTTGTGAAAGAGGTTTGTTACCCCGAAGAGCCCAATTTGACCGATCTTGACAAATCCCTACTCGAATGTGGCCTTGACTCTCTTGATTTCGCTAGCCTCTTGATGGCTGTGGAGGAGAGTTTCGAGATGGAATTGGGGGTCCAGAACGACCTGGAACAAGCGGTTTCCATCAACAGCATCGCTAAATTGGTCGAAGCCAACAATTCGGCAAGTTGA
- a CDS encoding SDR family oxidoreductase encodes MTDKSETLPLTLISGGSRGLGLGIAERLLNMGQSVAAFSRKPSSHTDKLSAQFPDRFAFLEGDLGDPLSIKAVVKTVEKTLGPITGLVNNAGMTHEALLVMQPEEKMEQILQVNLVGTLHLTREVTKRMMVRRAGSIVSVASIVGIRGYKGVAAYSSAKAGMLGMTRALARELGGRSITVNAVCPGYMETDMVQDMNKKQLAQIVRRTPLGRPGQVDDVSGVVAFLLSDDARFISGQVITVDGGLTC; translated from the coding sequence GTGACCGACAAATCAGAAACACTTCCCCTGACCTTGATCAGCGGTGGTAGCCGCGGGCTGGGCCTGGGTATCGCCGAACGATTGCTCAACATGGGTCAATCAGTGGCGGCATTCAGCCGCAAGCCATCATCCCATACGGACAAGCTGTCAGCCCAATTCCCGGACCGGTTCGCGTTTTTAGAGGGTGATCTCGGTGATCCATTGTCAATCAAGGCGGTGGTCAAGACGGTGGAAAAGACCTTGGGACCGATTACCGGGCTGGTGAACAACGCAGGGATGACCCATGAGGCCCTGCTCGTCATGCAGCCAGAGGAAAAGATGGAGCAGATCCTTCAGGTCAATCTGGTCGGCACGCTGCATTTGACGAGAGAGGTGACGAAGCGAATGATGGTTCGGCGCGCGGGAAGCATTGTTTCCGTTGCTTCGATCGTCGGTATCCGGGGTTACAAGGGGGTCGCGGCCTATTCGAGTGCCAAGGCGGGTATGCTGGGGATGACTCGGGCCTTGGCACGGGAACTGGGGGGGCGCAGCATCACGGTCAACGCCGTTTGTCCCGGCTATATGGAAACGGACATGGTTCAAGACATGAACAAGAAGCAATTGGCTCAGATCGTGCGGCGGACACCGCTGGGTCGGCCGGGCCAGGTCGACGATGTTTCCGGGGTTGTGGCGTTTCTTTTATCCGATGACGCTCGCTTCATATCCGGTCAAGTCATCACTGTCGATGGCGGCCTGACCTGTTAG
- a CDS encoding AAC(3) family N-acetyltransferase, translating to MYTYDELVDAYRLLGVEEGRLVYVTSDLGRLPGFETPGKKAVLQAHLGALQSLLGETGTLVVPTASLNLCNTQVLFDPDLTPSHNVGVFSEYVRRLPDARRSFHPFVSYTALGPQAAEIVNDVARHAFGPESPEGRMVERDALSVSIGLYPRFTCSTMHHVEHLMAVPYRYTKEYMHPVKRDGRQVIEPFYQYVWYWETDIERSYGKVVFEDFLVDNEIKDVSIGKGQIFSYSMSQFVASAIQSFKRDLYIWSVNPPTIRPWRK from the coding sequence ATGTACACATATGATGAATTGGTTGATGCCTATCGTTTATTAGGTGTCGAGGAAGGGAGACTGGTCTACGTTACATCGGACCTGGGTCGTCTTCCGGGATTCGAGACGCCGGGGAAGAAGGCAGTTCTGCAGGCGCACCTGGGGGCGCTGCAGAGCCTGCTTGGCGAGACAGGTACCTTGGTGGTGCCCACCGCATCTCTCAACCTCTGCAACACGCAGGTCCTGTTTGATCCGGATCTGACACCATCCCACAATGTCGGCGTTTTTTCAGAGTACGTGCGCAGATTGCCGGATGCCCGGCGCAGCTTTCATCCATTCGTTTCTTATACTGCTCTCGGCCCACAGGCTGCGGAAATCGTCAATGACGTGGCCCGTCATGCCTTCGGTCCCGAATCACCGGAAGGTCGGATGGTCGAGCGTGATGCTCTCTCAGTCAGCATCGGCCTGTATCCACGCTTCACCTGTTCGACCATGCACCACGTGGAGCACCTGATGGCGGTACCTTATCGTTACACAAAGGAATACATGCATCCGGTAAAACGCGACGGACGGCAGGTTATCGAGCCCTTTTATCAGTATGTCTGGTACTGGGAGACCGATATCGAGCGAAGCTATGGGAAAGTAGTTTTCGAGGATTTCCTCGTCGACAACGAGATCAAGGATGTCTCTATCGGGAAGGGACAAATCTTCTCCTATTCCATGAGTCAGTTCGTTGCAAGCGCCATCCAATCTTTCAAGCGGGACCTTTACATATGGTCGGTCAATCCGCCGACCATCCGCCCGTGGAGAAAATAA
- a CDS encoding nucleotidyltransferase family protein, translating into MMINDWRASIVKPGTAILEAIRILDETPAKICLVVDDSDRLIATVTDGDIRRGLLRSVQLGDTVEKIMKSNPVTSSESEDHLDRIRAMASRRIHQMPIVNDFGQVVGLETLSPVTDKDGEHDNWVVLMAGGLGTRLHPLTHTTPKPLIEVGGKPILETIIEQFTRQGFRRIHISVNYRRDMIKSYFGDGSRWNADIKYLNESEALGTAGALGLLAEKPHDPMIVMNADLLTKVNFEALLDIHRQTGADATMAVREYDFQVPFGVVDLEGDQITDIIEKPVHKFFVNAGLYVVEPEVLDHIPVQAHLDMPELFRNLIGLGKRTTVFPIREYWLDIGRADDLHRARQEFGSEFSTD; encoded by the coding sequence ATGATGATAAATGATTGGCGTGCTTCGATCGTTAAACCCGGGACGGCAATTCTCGAGGCAATACGGATTCTCGACGAGACACCTGCAAAGATTTGTCTGGTTGTAGATGATTCGGATCGGCTTATTGCCACGGTTACCGACGGCGATATCCGCCGCGGTCTTTTGCGGTCAGTACAGTTAGGCGACACCGTTGAAAAAATTATGAAGTCAAATCCCGTCACATCCTCGGAGTCCGAAGACCACCTTGACCGCATCCGGGCCATGGCATCGCGTCGCATCCACCAGATGCCCATTGTCAACGACTTCGGACAGGTTGTCGGACTGGAAACGCTTTCCCCGGTGACGGACAAGGACGGGGAACATGACAACTGGGTCGTGCTGATGGCCGGGGGGCTTGGCACACGCCTGCACCCGTTGACCCACACGACGCCAAAGCCATTGATCGAAGTCGGTGGCAAGCCCATTCTAGAAACCATCATTGAGCAGTTCACGCGCCAGGGGTTCCGCCGCATCCATATTTCGGTGAATTATCGCCGGGACATGATCAAATCCTATTTTGGTGACGGCAGTCGGTGGAATGCGGATATCAAGTACCTGAACGAATCAGAGGCCTTGGGCACGGCTGGGGCGCTCGGCCTACTGGCCGAAAAACCGCATGATCCAATGATCGTCATGAATGCTGACCTGCTGACCAAGGTGAACTTCGAGGCTCTATTGGACATTCACCGGCAGACAGGTGCTGATGCCACCATGGCCGTGCGGGAATACGATTTCCAAGTGCCGTTTGGTGTGGTCGATCTTGAAGGAGACCAGATTACCGACATCATCGAAAAGCCCGTGCACAAGTTTTTCGTCAATGCCGGATTGTACGTGGTGGAGCCCGAGGTCCTGGATCATATTCCAGTACAGGCCCATCTGGATATGCCCGAGCTGTTTCGCAATCTGATCGGCCTGGGGAAGAGAACGACTGTCTTTCCCATCAGGGAGTACTGGCTGGATATTGGCAGAGCCGACGATCTGCATCGGGCCCGCCAGGAATTCGGATCTGAGTTTTCAACGGATTGA
- a CDS encoding polysaccharide biosynthesis protein, whose amino-acid sequence MSTSHPECGSVGKTVTAHLQTSDPFLSGLLGRDRSLLAEDMAVSQKALNSRIIGTRLLVVGAAGSIGAAVVRQLAAFAPATLHLVDLSENNLVELVRDLRSSDRSLPEDFRTFAVSFGSEEFRHLLAAEGPYDYLINFAALKHVRSERDVYSLMRMIETNAGHLYDLLTEAELAGGALPFRRAFSISTDKASHPTNAMGASKCLMERVHLCHADRLPFATARFANVAFSDGSLLQGWERRIEKRQPLAAPSDIRRYFFSHEEAGQLCLLGCFLCGNREVVFPKLTPDEDLMPLSRVAEAYLAHRGFEPLHCTSEEEARARAAELTNTSRRWPCLFTPSDTSGEKSFEEFFAPDDDLDLDRFKAVGVIRGTVAVDQGVVEHAMTALRTIRALPSWSKSDVIRALQIAVPEFVHAETDRNLDQKI is encoded by the coding sequence GTGAGCACGAGTCACCCGGAGTGCGGTAGCGTGGGAAAAACAGTGACCGCCCATTTGCAAACCTCCGACCCGTTCCTGTCCGGTCTTCTGGGCCGTGATCGGTCCTTGTTGGCCGAAGACATGGCGGTCAGTCAAAAAGCTCTGAACAGTCGTATCATCGGCACGCGGCTGCTGGTGGTCGGTGCCGCAGGCTCTATCGGCGCGGCGGTGGTGCGCCAGTTAGCCGCCTTTGCGCCCGCCACCTTGCATCTGGTGGACCTCAGCGAAAACAATCTGGTCGAGCTGGTGCGCGATCTGCGCTCCTCGGACCGCTCCCTGCCCGAAGATTTCCGCACCTTCGCCGTCTCGTTCGGCAGCGAGGAATTCCGCCATCTGCTGGCAGCGGAAGGACCCTACGATTACCTAATCAATTTTGCCGCGCTGAAGCACGTCCGGTCGGAGCGCGATGTCTACAGCCTGATGCGCATGATCGAAACCAACGCCGGGCATCTATACGACCTGCTGACCGAGGCCGAGCTCGCCGGGGGCGCCCTGCCTTTTCGCCGCGCCTTCTCCATCTCCACCGACAAGGCATCCCACCCGACCAATGCCATGGGTGCCAGCAAATGCCTGATGGAGCGGGTGCATCTGTGCCATGCGGATCGTCTGCCCTTCGCCACGGCGCGATTCGCCAACGTGGCCTTTTCAGATGGCAGCCTGTTGCAGGGTTGGGAGCGACGGATCGAGAAGCGTCAGCCGCTGGCCGCGCCGTCCGATATTCGGCGGTACTTCTTTTCCCACGAGGAAGCGGGCCAACTCTGCCTCTTGGGCTGCTTCCTCTGCGGCAACCGGGAGGTGGTGTTTCCCAAGCTGACTCCGGACGAGGACCTGATGCCCCTGTCCCGGGTGGCCGAGGCCTACTTGGCCCATCGCGGATTCGAACCACTGCATTGTACCAGCGAGGAAGAGGCTCGCGCCCGAGCGGCGGAACTGACCAATACCTCTCGCCGGTGGCCCTGCCTGTTCACACCGTCCGATACCAGTGGCGAAAAATCTTTCGAGGAGTTTTTCGCCCCCGATGACGATTTGGATCTGGATCGGTTCAAGGCCGTCGGAGTAATTCGGGGAACGGTCGCCGTCGATCAGGGGGTGGTGGAGCATGCCATGACTGCTCTGCGTACCATCCGTGCCCTGCCTTCTTGGTCCAAGTCCGATGTGATCCGTGCTCTGCAGATCGCCGTGCCCGAATTCGTTCACGCGGAAACAGACCGCAATCTCGATCAAAAGATCTGA
- a CDS encoding transcription termination/antitermination protein NusG has product MIQWYAVHTQPMAEEKARFNLENQGFTVYVPRFLKKRRHARRVDWVKSPLFPRYLFVAMDTAKARWRAINSTLGVAYLVGNNETAPLPVPEVIIDGIRAREGDDGLVSLETHPGFKPGEELRITEGPFADHVGLFDGTDEKKRILILLSVMGRQVRLKLSEEMIGQPA; this is encoded by the coding sequence ATGATTCAATGGTACGCCGTTCACACCCAGCCCATGGCCGAGGAAAAGGCGCGGTTCAATCTCGAAAACCAAGGCTTTACCGTTTACGTGCCGCGCTTTTTGAAAAAGCGCCGACATGCCCGACGGGTTGATTGGGTGAAATCACCACTTTTCCCACGCTATTTGTTCGTGGCCATGGACACGGCCAAGGCACGCTGGCGGGCGATCAATTCGACTCTCGGCGTGGCCTATCTGGTGGGCAACAATGAAACGGCGCCGCTGCCGGTCCCCGAGGTGATTATCGACGGCATCCGGGCCCGCGAAGGAGACGATGGGCTGGTGTCCCTGGAGACCCATCCCGGGTTCAAGCCAGGCGAGGAACTGCGCATTACCGAAGGCCCATTCGCCGACCATGTGGGTCTGTTTGACGGCACTGACGAAAAGAAACGCATTCTGATTCTGTTGTCCGTGATGGGACGCCAGGTGCGGCTAAAACTGTCCGAGGAAATGATCGGCCAACCGGCCTAG
- a CDS encoding winged helix-turn-helix transcriptional regulator: protein MPPSKTDSISQDQAEITIGILSAIERDSSVTQRSLAQDMGIALGMANAYLKRCVKKGLVKVSQVPANRYAYYLTPKGFSEKSRLTAEFLSQSFNFFRAARMECSNLLALCANRRWTPVALVGPGDLAEVAVLCARDSGMDLTTVIQALDSGQASFQGLDLITGLERVVDFEAVLITDMQTPQETFDKLALLIPPERILTPEFLHISRNGGPA, encoded by the coding sequence GTGCCCCCGAGCAAGACCGACAGCATTTCCCAGGACCAGGCGGAAATCACCATAGGCATCCTCTCGGCCATCGAGCGGGACAGCAGCGTGACCCAACGGTCCCTGGCTCAGGACATGGGCATCGCGCTGGGCATGGCCAACGCCTATCTAAAGCGTTGTGTGAAAAAGGGTCTGGTCAAGGTTTCGCAGGTTCCCGCCAACCGCTATGCCTACTACCTGACTCCCAAGGGTTTCTCCGAGAAGAGCCGGTTGACCGCCGAGTTCCTGTCGCAATCGTTCAATTTTTTCCGTGCCGCGCGAATGGAATGTTCCAATCTCTTGGCGCTCTGCGCCAACCGGCGGTGGACGCCCGTGGCCCTGGTGGGGCCCGGCGATCTGGCCGAGGTGGCAGTGCTGTGCGCCCGTGACAGCGGGATGGATCTGACCACGGTGATTCAGGCGCTCGATAGCGGACAAGCCTCGTTTCAAGGGTTGGACCTGATTACCGGTCTCGAGCGTGTGGTGGATTTCGAGGCGGTGCTGATCACCGACATGCAGACCCCGCAAGAGACCTTTGACAAGTTGGCCCTCCTGATACCGCCGGAGCGCATTTTGACCCCGGAGTTCTTGCATATCAGCCGCAACGGGGGACCCGCATGA